From the genome of Phlebotomus papatasi isolate M1 chromosome 2, Ppap_2.1, whole genome shotgun sequence:
TCAGCGATAaactaataaattcaaaaaataaacatgaaaacgCACTTGTATTAAATAGggaaattatgtttttaattataAGAATTAATTCTAACTTAATTTTGTGTATACAAATTTATTGGAGTATTCTTTcagttgaaatatatttttcgagTGAGACGCTGAGATCAACGCCCGAAATTTTTCGCGCGTCGCTTTGATCACAGATAAAGAGATTGCTaaacaaatgaaataaaaaagaaagtgAATCAAAGGAAAATTAAcaaggaaataataaaaaatacactTATCGTTTAATTTAGTTTCTTTGTGATTGGGATTCttttacatgaaaaaaataacGGAAAGGCCTATTAATTAACCAAGACACCCACCATTCTTTGGGTCATGCGCCTTTTTtggttagccaagacacaaacctttCTTTCGGGTGGATTTCGGCTAACTTCAGCTACgtacttattttgacgtttattccgtttcaacggtttcttcaCTCCCCTGCTTTACTATCTAATTTTGCAGACTAGActagaggatcagcctgagtctatttaagaCTTTATAGcagggcagagcattctcatacattttccgtacaaatatgtggtatattttttcttaagtggttttttagttttggtataaaaccaaatgcaatcattttaaaacttttaccaaatgaaagagtatctaatcatctaatgttatgttattatcACAATCacatttataatgattgcacgaggataatagttcttaaaacctttatgaaaaagacgtaaaattcacattttttttaaattcttctgaaaaattttctatctgtagcaccagtaaaattttaaatacaatagaAATTAATTATCTGTGTtatgtggctaccatttcgtgttatatttatttttatgggatctaaagcttaaaaattataaagaatttaagaaaaatataccatttgtgatttaaaatgctccatccgttagtaaATTATTCTAGACTTTATAGAGAGGAGGAAAGGGAGTTACCGAGCAGGGAAATATGAAGAACAAAAGCAGTGAGTGAAATtgcaaactgtccgaaatttggtacagttaccctagtACCCAGTTACATTTATTTAGATTGATTAGACCTTCCTGAGTATCAAATCTAAATTTTGATGCCAGGAAATTAGTAAGAGGATGGCCAAATTTGAAATAATGTCAGCTGATATTTGAAGAGATCATTTTTAAGGATTATCCCCCAATAAAACACTTTGAATGCAAATAACAAGAGTTTTCTCCACAAAGAATTGAgttaatgaattaaaaaaaaatatcttattgaaaaatcaatcaaatcctttattagGACCATTAGGACCTATATGGGAAAAGGTCCACGAGGAactgtttgagaaaaatcggtTCTTTAATCCTTAAAGACAGAGATACAAAAACGTCCTCATATGGGTCTGAAATCTGAAACTAGCTTTTCTTGGAGGAAATTCCCTGTTTATGCTTAGTAACaatatcccaaaataaatattcGTTCAGAGCAATATAGCTTTAGACATAGCTTGAAAAATCGACATACATTTTATtccaatccgattttgatgattataggggaaagtgaccatgcttcgtacgatcccaaactTGATAATGccttaatttttcctatgtttcacaataaatgtgattcatcgcatccatatttaaaaaaaaattgggaaacataggaaaaatttagtcattacgaagcttgggatcgtacgaagcatgagcactttagCCTATAATACTTGCTTCACTTAGGTTTCTATATTATTTAAACTGTCTTTTAcgtcttttatttttttgtttctttgatATTTAACACTTTTATCActcttattaaataaaaaaaagcatattattaaatatatttaccATAGCCTGGGTATGCGTATCTGTAGGGGGCGTAATATCTAGGGTAGACGTAGGGGGCAGTGTAGGCAGAGTAGGCTGGGTATGTTAGGGGTGCTGCAATGGCAATTTGTGGATTAGGTTCAGGTGCTGGTGCTGCACAAGCAAAGCCCAAAAGGACCCCGAAGATCACGAGAAGAATCTtgcaattaaaaacatttttttttaaattaaattcactaaacttttctcaaaataattttactgcACTCACAGTGaatttctgcatttttttttaattttaaattaatgcaCTGAAACTAGAAAGCGAACCAGGATCTTCAACAAAGTAGTGAAGCGCACAAACTGAAGCTTCTTGAAGAGTTACAGGCTAGTTTTTATACCATTCCTGACGCATGCAGATGACTGAAGAAATGGATGGGATTGATATGGAATTGGATGGAATCAGTAGTTGAGTATTAATCATGGTAGAACGTGATCATTTTATTCATTATATTGGCGTTTGAGgaggaaatattttaattatgtcTCAACTATTGATTTACAATTTTACAATCACATTCACCTTGACCTGCAATGCACAATAAAAGGTAAAATGTGTGACGTTACAATGCGGAGCACGTTGTCTTATGCTCAAATATCTTCAGTAGGAGGAGGTAGGAGAATACTTAATGACGAGACTTGTGCAGTCATTATATTGTCATCGAGATTTTTCACGGTGATCGAAAGTAAAAGGAGAGATATGAAAAATTCATGATTTGACTTTCAGATCTGTCTCATTACTTTGGCGGAACTTGTACAAATCTTTATTCCATTGCAGCTGATTGCAGCAAACATAATTTACTCAGCTTCCCGGTTCTATTTGATCCATGACGTAGGCTTAAGTGTAGGGCAAATTGGGGCAGTTTCATGATCTTGATAAATCATTATTCTTGAGAATTATCTATTGATACACCTAGAAGAAGCTTAGGTAGATTTCAGTGTTTTTCTtgttgacattaaaaaaaatgtttaatcaacATTTTAGGAGAAGGTTTTCCGACTTCGCACGCACGCAGTCTGGCtcaaatgttcaggagaaaaatgATCTCTTTTTCATATctgatttttcattggaaaatacaGGGAattccgctttcaaagaaattttcgggatcgaaaaaagcccgcgaattcactccagtgacacagaaaatttgcatgcCAACAGGAGAGGCCTTTGGAATgagttacggaaacgccgtgatgtatgcaaaacattttcggtGCCTATTTTCAGCCTATTTAACTGCGCCAATGATAGTTACATAagaaatgttttataaatttaccacgttaaaaatatttgcatacatttaggggcatttcaaaatttattttaaaagtcgtcatttaaatcagcatttatcgtaacttcatttttgcgattttgagatatatacatatttggaatcagcgtaattttgtttattaaacgcacttgagaaaaaaaaacttttataagcctaataaaaaattattttaaacaaaaattatcgtaagtgccctttattaataaaaatttattagaattgtcgtaacttccatttttggggaagttacaacaaattttcatacaaaattttctctaatcagcattttccgtaacttcttttgctctttTGCGTGGCTtgcaatttgcagcaaaaatgtaatatttctcaacaaaacgtttacaaactctttcaaatatccaaagacagtgcgaataatgcaagattaaaccattttaattcaatatttgtgagaaaaaagtgagaaaaaatccctgcccatctgtcattaattcgaAACAAAACAAGTGACACGGcgcgcaaaatttattcaataaaacttatgaaataaaagcttttagggacagtgataacagtattattgactaatttagtcaaataaaggcgcttattataactagaataattcaaattgatataatgcattttagaaaattgtcgtaacttccagaaacTCCATACATTTGAAGTTACggttttataaacgatggaagttatgataaaatattattatgtttcttctaacatatatctcaatatttcagcttttaaatcattttataaagattttcttgagttaacttacagtttattagtgctacttttattattttgactcaaaagtatcgcattcggggctcatttttaaagaaaataatgctgaactgaaaatttcgtctcctgaaaagttgtcaaaagggagttacgacaaatgctgatttaactgacgaagtaAGCTCccaatttattaatataaaattctttcaaTACGTTTTTGACTTAAGCCGAAACTCCCGGTAGCAGCATTATTCACgcttattaataaaaaaaaaaacaatcgcatATTTCACTATATTCGTTATAActcgaaaattatttaaataaatatcaaaatattcaattaaaaaatccattttctgttgtataaaaattgcaaaaaaataaacacaatGAAAAGTTTCAATTGAATATAATTCATATTCATTTAGCAAAAGAATAATTGCATGAATTGCCCCACTCTCCCTTAGTTTTGCTTTGTGCAAAAAGCGGCATGATAAATTAAAGGCGTGGGAAACAAGAAATACCAATGCAGATTTCCAAGAGGGGACACTAGAAGACAGAGCCATGATGGCACGTGGGGTTTCCAGGGGGTCCCCTATCCTATTAATTGTGCCGGATGCTGCTTGTCTTTGGTGATCTTAAGTCAACAGGTGTTTATTAACCAGTCTTTGTCCGTGTTTGGTATTTGAATAAACGATTTCTTGAtcatattttgcatttaaaaattgcaataaaaaataaaatcggatttttaatgaaactaaaaaagataaagCATGTTTCAATAAACGAAAAGTATAGACACTTCCCCCTCTAACCCTGATATCATGCAACGTATTAAcattttaaagataaaaaataaaattagggtattattatttaacttagaagTGAGAGCCTTATCTTAAAAATTAAGAATCAATGGTTAATCCCCTGGGAACCCTTatattttttcggaaatttggaAAATCTATCCAGTTATTTTTGGAAACCTGGGGAACTCATGCACTTTTCAGGGACATCACGGGGAACCCGTTTTCAGGGAATGCGGGCAACCcatatatgcatttttttaaggaattcaTATAATTTTTAAGGAACCCAGGCATTTTTTAGGAACTCCggggagttcttttttttttcaaggaacccgAGGAAGTCATGTAATTTTCAGGGAACCAGCATAATGTTTTGAGGAAACCTGGAGACCTTTTTTCAAGGAGCTTCGGAAACTCTTTTCCATCCCGGGGAACTTATAATTTTTCAGGGACCCCGACGGATGCATTTTTCAAGAATCCCGGGGAACCCGGAAGAGAAcgcattttttatttaagaaaccTGGGGAACTTATAATTTTTCAGGGACCCAGATGaacgcattttttttaaaggaatccGAGGAACTCATAATTTTGTTGGAACCCCGGGGAACTTgttatttttcagggaacccagaaaacgcatttttttgtttaagaaaCTCCGACAGACGCATTTTTTCAGGCTAACTGATAATTTTTCGGAGATCCCGGGgaacttatatttttttagggaacccaGAAAACGAGCTTTTTATTCAAGAAACCCGGGGAACTTATAATTTTTCAGGGACCCCGACGGATGCATTTTTTAAGGAACCTGGGGTGGGGAACTCATAATTTTTCGAGGAACCCGGAGAATGCACTTTTTTGTCAAGGAACCCAGGGAACTCATAATTTTGTAGGAAACCCGGGGACCTTATAATTTTCAGGGACCCCGATGAATACATTTTTTGTCAAGGGACCCAAGGAATTCATAATTTTTCGGAGATCCCTGAGAACTTATAATTTTTCAGGGACCCCGACCGACGCATTTTTTTAGGGGAACTCATTATTTTTCGGAGATCCCAGggaacttataatttttttagggaacccaGAAAGCGCATGTTTTATTCAAGAAACCCAGGGAACTTATAACTTATAATTTTTCAGGGACCCCGACGGACGTTTCTTTTAAGGAATCCGgggaatttagaatttttcgaGGAACCTGGGGAATGCATTTTTTGTCAAAGAACCCTGGGAACTCATAATTTTGTAGGAACCCCGGGGAACTTgttatttttcagggaacccagagaacgcaatttttattcaagaaaCCCGGGGAACTTATAATTTTTCGGGGATCCCAGGGAACTtataattttttaggaaatccAGAAACGTATTTTTTAATCAAGAAACCCGAGGAGGGAACTTATAATTTTTCCGGGACCCCGACGGACGCATTTTTTTAAGGAACCCGGAGACCTCATAATTTTTCGAGGATCCCGGAGAATACATTTTTTGTCAAGAAATCTAGGGAACTCATAATTTTgtaggaaacccggggaactcataatTTTTCGGGGAACTTATAATTTTTCAGGGACCCCGACGgatgcatttttttaaaggaacccggggaacttatAATTTGTCAAAGTACCCCCacatatgcattttttttcagggGAACTCATAATTTTTCGGAAATCCTGAGgaacttataatttttcaagGACCCCGACGGACGCATTTCTTTTTCAGGGGAACTCATAATTTTTCGGGTAACTTGGGgaacttataatttttcaagGACTCCGACGgatgcatttttttaaaggaacccggggaacttatAATTTTTCAGGGACCCCGACCGACGCATTTTTTTAGGGGAACTCATTATTTTTCGAGGATCCCAgggaaattataattttttagggAACCCAGAAAACGCACCTTTTATTCAAGAAGCCCGGGGAACCTATAATTTTTCGAGGAACCCGGAGAATGCATTTTTGTCAAGGAACCCAGGGAACTCATAATTTTGTAGGAAACCAGGGGAATCCTTTTTTGTCAAGGAACCCAGGGAACTCAAACTTTTTCGAGGAACCTGgggaatacatttttttaaggaaCACGGAGAACTCATAATTTTCCAACGTAACCCCGGAACTTGTATTTTTTCATAGAACCCGGGTGGCTCATAATTTTTTTGGCTTCCCAGAAAACTCATCTTTTTCCAAGAAACCCCGGGATgtcataatttttttcagggaatccaTATTATTCGGAGAAATAAGAATTCGAGGCAATCTGAGTGCTTATCAGGTAGAACATACACGGTGGAAACTTTCGGCCACTGAccgaaatattggaataaatttactttgaaacaaatattttcggaagccgaaattttttaccgtgtagattTTATGGCCTGTCTCTAAACGTTGTAAGAAATTTATGGCTTAATTTAGGAATTTGCATCAAGCTTCGGTAAATTGAAGATTATTTAATTCATCATGCTGGAAGAAAATGAAGTACTTAAGCGGTAAATAACAAGGATCGATATCGCACAGGACAGAATTTACAAATCTGTAAGGTAGAGGCGCCACGTGGTGGCGAAAGTGGTAATCATTCAACAAtagaactattttttttgtctaatgtCCGTAAGTAAACTCAAACTATAgcacaatttttttagaaaaaaaattagtaattcaaattcacagtaaaaaatatttatttcataaaattattaatttatcagATTAAATACTTCACTCTGCAGCGCTTCGGcttgaaaagtttcattttgcaATTGATCCAATTCGTCCTCCAAGCGCTCCATCAATTTCtccttttcttcaatttctgccTTCAGAAGGGTCAATGTtctgcaaaataaaaatttgttggaaaaatatttCGGGAGAATTCTTTGAATTAGCTCTCACCTTTGATGATTCCCAATTTCTTTCACATATTCCCCGGAGAgtttctcaattttctccttCACTGCGACGATTTTGTCCTTGAATGCTTTTTCACTGGTTTTCTTGACTTGCAAATCTGCCTTTAGGTGAATGAGTTTATCTTCCAATTTCTGGATTTCCTGGTCATTCTTGGTAGTGCCATTGAATTTGGGATTGATTGTAGCTTCGCGGTTTTTTATGTCGCGCAGCAGGTTTTCGTAGGAAGATATCTGGCTGCGTATTTGTTCATTCTCCTTGTGAATTGTCTCATTGTTGATCTTTGCTGTGGCAACTACGGCACCCAATTCCTCCTTGTCCTTCTGCACGGATGCAATCTCTGCCTCCAGGCTCTCAATCTGCGATGCAGAAATGAGACCATCGCTCATTCGCTTGATCTCCATGTCCGTGGTGAGGCATTCCTTCTCCAATTGCTTAGATTTTTCCTGCCATTTGAGCCAATCCTGATCAATCTGGCTCAACTTTGCCTTCTCACTGATTATCTCAGAATCCAGCTGATTGATGCCGGATTTGAGTTTGTGCTCTTCCTGCAATTGCTGCAAAGGAATTCCTAAATGAAAAAACTGACCTTAGAAACATCCCTGACTGCCCCTGATCCCTTACATTCTCATGCTTTATCTTCATTTCCTCAATATGAGTCTCCAAATTAACTTTGCGCATCCTCAGGGATTCTAACAGTTTTACAGAAACCTCACACTTCTTCACCACTTCCTCCTTTACCATGTCATAGTACA
Proteins encoded in this window:
- the LOC129804872 gene encoding cingulin-like protein 1; the encoded protein is MALQDVLEQWNKVMPEKITEAELLNPRESFLVSCIKNIFFKINQHLVLENLDSPDEEIQRRSKLKLCNSVNELYKMSDKSYSFFYLDLIEPSKKKTLHLLQNLLNYVLYYDMVKEEVVKKCEVSVKLLESLRMRKVNLETHIEEMKIKHENQLQEEHKLKSGINQLDSEIISEKAKLSQIDQDWLKWQEKSKQLEKECLTTDMEIKRMSDGLISASQIESLEAEIASVQKDKEELGAVVATAKINNETIHKENEQIRSQISSYENLLRDIKNREATINPKFNGTTKNDQEIQKLEDKLIHLKADLQVKKTSEKAFKDKIVAVKEKIEKLSGEYVKEIGNHQRTLTLLKAEIEEKEKLMERLEDELDQLQNETFQAEALQSEVFNLIN